tatgcaggttctgaccaaacctaaGGGTTGAGCAGCACCTAACGCCACACAGCCAGGGCCgacccgacaatggagccgagtggggcaactgctccaggcggcacttttggaCGGGCGGCACTTTGcgcttattttttaaaagcggaagagagagaggggcgcagagcagtttttcgcttaccaagttgttagtacccgctcggcgcccctgtctcctctgcgagccttctagcattacaagccggcaccgagaccaagcagggagactcgccgcaggactgctgaaaggtaagtacaaggtgggggtagataatagggagggagggaggcaTTGGTGGCTTGATTTAACAATGGCTTTCTGGCCAACTGAAGGTTAAGTTAGCAGCACAAGATCTACTCACTGACTTGGAGGAACTCATTGGCTATGTTGGTTGCATTGACTTATGTCCCCTTGAGCACCAACTTTAGCGAGATTGCCAAAGAATGACTGCTATACGCTTGCCCCGCATTTTACTCCTGCTGAACCCCCCTCGCTACCTTCCGAAGAACCCATGCAGACTATCGGAGAAGGAGAAATCATTCATGGCTTAGAGAGGATAGGGGGCCTACTCTGGGTTTATCAGCCGCTTCCCCAGGGACCAGGTTATCCGTATGTTTGTACTCGTGTCTCTTTAATAATCCATCTCTTCTCAGGCCCTCATCGATTCTGGGGCTGCTGAGGACTTTATTGACCATTGCTTCAGTATGTCTCATAGCATTCCCCAGGTTACTAAGCCCACACCAGTCTACATGGAAGCTATTGATGGATGTCCTTTCTAACTGGCTGCAGTGACTGTCCTCCATGAAGAGACACTGGGATTCAATGTCATCTCCTCTCCCTCTGCTCCTGTGATGCTGGGATATTTCTGGCATCATCTTCATGATCCTGTTATTGACTGGCCTCTGTTGACACCACAAATGAACCCTTGCAATATCAGGAATTTGTAGATGTCTTCGATACGAAAGACACTGACATTCTACCTCCCCGCTGTGCTGTACCTCCCGTGGCGGTGTACACCCATTGTCATAGACTAAAGCTATGGAGTTATACATCCAAGAGAATCTAAAAAATGGTctcatggggtaaattgaaatgACCGGATTCAAACATGTCCCAAACAgaacatgggggcagaatgaccaatttttttaaacatggttttgaaatagcaatatgctacttgtagtCATTATCATATAACTTCAAAAAAAGcgtaaaaaaagataaaatctcaggacaaatattacaatctcttttttttctttagcttttgtagataagtaaaaaaaatatttttttttcatttttatatttttaaagttaattAAATGGACCAAAAGCAAAGCTCttcttatcctgaaaaaaatgaaaaaatgataacatgtgtgggtacagtaattgagaaagaagaaaactacagctaaacatgagcaacGCAGAAAAGTTTTTCTACTTCTAAGATCAAAGCTTGTAAGGGAAACTTTTATTGTACCTTGGTATCAGTGCGGTATGGGGCAGTCTGGACACTAATTGTCTCACAACTGTGTTTGTTCATGCATTCGCAAATAAGAAAGCCCACCTTTGCTAGATGCTTTGATGTGAAGCCTTTTGTTGCtgcacattataaaatataaattacctGTCCCTGTCATGTAATGTGCCCTGTAGATTtcaaacaatatacaaaaacctatgcatgtggggtatttctgtaatctgcaGGGGCAGTTGAGTATATTTTCGAGGGTTTCCCTGAAGTTGCATGTAATGTGTGCAAACagtccttaaaaaaacatgaaaaaagcaACAAGTAATAGCTGtgctgggattttttttcaaacGTTGGCCACTATGACGTAATATttggtgttttgtgttttttttgtctgttaaaagcttcattttatatattattggaGAAGTTATTTTTCTCGTAAAGTTTTCCGGTTTCTCTTGTTTgcatttcacacacacatttaagcCATCAACAAGTGGCTCTTTAGTGCAGTGATCACCAAGTGTGCTCCTCAGGGCAGATAACAAGTCTCTGTGGGTGGGTTAGTGGCGGGTACTGAGATAAAGGTCTTTGAAGATTCCTTATCACTGTTGTTGTCCATCCACATTTGCACAACATTTGGCTGGGGTAACTTCATTTTCAAAAGCGCCTCATCTGCTGAATGTAACTTTGTAAAGTATTATCAAGTATTAGATAGAAACCTCATTCCTGATACTGTTGAAGGCCCCAGATCTTCccagaaataaataattaatcatGTTCATTATTACTTCTGgggacacttaattgtcatgtgacaattcCGGGGGGGGGAGCTTCTTAAAGGTTTTAGTTGTTCTCCTGTAATGAAACTTCCTGAATAGATAGATCTCCTAAGGTTCATTCGACtaacatttatatttgattaatgttttgtctgagCGGAACAACATCTTTATTAATGGTTTGACGATCACTGATTTTTTGTGTcctgttaactttttttttatagaaaatgtttcCCTGTAGTAAgcgtatataatatgtacatattaGGACCAATTATTTGCGGGGACCCATCATATATTATTGAATTCCTAAGAGAACAAGCGGCACCAAGAACTTTTGTTTAAGCCGAGGAGAGCTTGGTGCAGTCTTTATTGCCTCAGAAATGTCTTACTACTGACTAGATAGTAAAATAAACCTCTTATTCGGTAAAATTCATGCTAAAAAGGTGACATTTTGGATGTAATCTGCATTATTTGCCAAATTCCCCAGAGATACTCCCTCCCACACTGTATTATTAGTGGGGTGTGTGGGTGCAGAGAACAGGATATGTGAGCTAACAGGTAGTTGCTGAAAGCAAGAACAGTGGCAAGGAttataaaaagaagaagaaaaaaaaacaataaaccgGTTTGGTGAGAATGAGAGGAATTGAGAGGAATTAAATGGAATAGAGAATGCAGGGAGGGGCGGGGAGCAGCAGGGggcgggagagagagagggaggcggAAGACACTTGTGCTTACAAGGAGGaagtgctggaaaataacaaCAGGCAGGAAGAGACCGAGAACAGGCTGAGATAGAGGGGTCACGGCTCCGGTGTGGAAACAAACCGGGAGAAAGTTAGAAGGGACACGTCAGAGAGTGTACGAGGCATGATACCGTGAGGTCAGCCACAACCAACATGGCTCTGCTCCTGGCTCTTCTGTTTGGTAAGAAACCCTCACAGCAATCCCCGGTTTACACCCTGAGAGCGTCGGGTGTGTGCTAACTGCCGGCAGCCACCCTGTCCTGGCCCTGTTTGTGTGCATTGGGTTGGATCTGTGTGCCCTGTCACCGGACAGAGGCAGCGCTCCCAGGCCTGCCTGTGTGTTAAAGTTTACACGTAATGTGTCTCAGTCGTGTTTGTGTTTTCACGAGTGTGCTGAGAACGGGCCTTAGCAGTGTCTCTTCAACCTGTTCTTGTGGTTAAAGTATCACTGATGTTGTGTTCCAGTGAGTTCAGGCACCGTaaagttatacatatatacaccgcTAAATCAGGTTGACAATTTGTGTAACCTACTTCCTCCAGACTGGGAAAGGTTAAATAGAAACCCGAACCCTTAACCTCTGTCACACAAACATCTGGAGCAAACTGAAACCCGGACTcgtatttgttttataacacCCTCGCCCTGACTGCGTTACATGTCGCCACTTTCCTCCTTTTTAACGTATCCCAATTCTCTCCCGCTCAGGTCAGCTGTTGTTTACAGAGGGATATTCCGTCTATGGTGAGTATGAGAGCAACTCGTGGGGCAGATAGATTGGCGACTAAAGGATATGATTTTTGACAGACTTATGTTGCCATTAGTAACCTGTGTTTACAGTTTATTTCCGGGTAAACTCGGATAAAATGCAGATTGCTTGGTCATCTGTAATCAAGTGCAACTTTTCATTCTCGTTCTTTGTGGTCTATACTTTTGTCTTTTCCAGATACCTCTCCCTGCATCGCGGGATTTTTTCACTGTGATTCTGGCTgcctccctctttcctcccgcTGTGATGGTACCTTTCACTGTAGGGATCAGTCTGACGAGCGTGGATGTCATCCATTATGTAACCTCAACTTGAAAGACTTCTACGGTGTGTTTTCTTCACCTGGTTTTCCTGGACCTCCACTAACTCTGCTTACCGGTTATTGCCGTTGGCTTATTGACTCAGGTGATGGACGTGGTCTTTCACTTCGGTTTTCTTCACTCCAGCTTTCTGGAACAGATGATCTTGTTGTTTATGAGGATGACCTGGGAGGTTCCCCCCGTCCTCTCCGTGCTCTGGATTGGCAAAGCAATGGCAAAGCTGTAACTGTTGAGTCTGTTGGTGGACGAGTTATTGTTGTATATCACTACACCTCTGATAACTTTGGAATCTCTAGATTTGACCCCGCTGTTACACACCGCTCTGAGTTAAGGATTCCTGGATCTGATTATCCATTGTCTTATGGACCCATAGACCGTGGCTCTGATCCATATCTGTCTGACAGGATTAGCTCTGCTTCAGTTCGATCTCGCTCTTATGGATCTACTTTTCGTAGCGGACGATACCAACTATTTCGTCCCAGGGGCTTCAATGCCACTTACCGCGTGCGGGGCTATTGTTTGCCGTGGGACCAGCCGTGTGGCTCCAGCCCAGGGATTTTGTGGGATGACACAATTGAAGAAGGTGGTGGCTGCTTCACAGATGCACAGCGTTGTGATGGAGTCTGGGATTGTGCCAATGGCCGAGATGAGATGAACTGCACAGGCTGTGCATATGGGCACTTCCCATGTGCCATGAGTCAATCCTGTTACCCTCTTACTGAAAGATGCAATTACCAAACGTCGTGTCAAGATGGCACAGATGAGAGGGGCTGCCGTGGGTGTCAGCCAGGAGGCTTTCACTGTGACCTTGAGCGCTGTATATATGAAGCATGGGTTTGCGATGGGCAAGCAGACTGTCGTGATGGAAGCGACGAGAGGAACTGTGGTTATACGCTACCTCGTAAGGTCATAGCAGCAGCTGTTATTGGAAGTTTGATCTGTGCTACACTTCTGGTTGTAGCTCTTGGATGTACCTGTCGGCTTTATACAACAAGGGCCCGAGAATATAGGTTAGTAAAGGTTTCAAACAGCAAGGGCTTTAAGCGCTATTTACGCAGCcaggctaacacacacaatgctCTTTCTACAGCATATTTGCACCTCTGTCGCGAATGGATGCAGAGCTGATCCAGCAGCAGGCACCACCATCTTATGGCCAGTTAATAGCCCAGGGTGCTATCCCACCTGTTGATGACTTTCCCACCGAAAGTCCCAGTGACGTAAGTATTTTGTACTATTGTTCTATGTTTGCTTGTTGTTGTGGAATTCTGCACGGTTGCAGTAAAAGTCAGCGCCTCTTAAAACTGTTTTCTGGAAACTTAAGAATGTATTtaaggtttattcaataaagctTCCTAGGGAGATTTTCCTTCTCTAACTTGGAAGTGAGTTGAAAAAAGTCTGATTTTTACTGGGCCAAAAAGAGACCTTTACTGTAGTTGGCCCTTCATGATGTGGAGTGAAGTCAGGGAATTAGCGCCTCAGATAATTGGCTTAATCAATGCACACCTATGATTTTTATCTTAATTGACAACATTACTCACAGTTAGTACAAACTACCATAAAGTCATATTCATACCCTGGTTATCTCATATGGCACCTTGGACTGTTGCTAATAAGTCCATCACCCAGCTTTTCATCTTTACTCCGTTCCATTTCTCACCAATAGAAGAACTCTGAAAGTATACGGCTTTAGAGCTTTATTTGATGCTACATACAGAAGTCACTATGCATGCACTATACACTGGGGTTAGAATGAGCACAGTTTGAAATCTGGTctaatcgccatagcaaccaatggaatgttcctggtGGTAGGCCCATTCCTTCTCTTCCAGTAGTGACTTTgtttcagaatgtttttttattttttaaatgtatcgaTACAATTGACACTCCTTGTATCTATAATTAAAACCTTTACAACTACGACTGGTGTCCTTCTACAGTAGATCTGAGCTGTAGGCCTGTTCTTTGGGTTGTGTAAGGCctgttattttttgggggggattttttgtgtgtatataatatatatatgcaaatctattaattgcaaagaaaaaaggaCTGATGAACTTCTGTAGACT
The DNA window shown above is from Spea bombifrons isolate aSpeBom1 chromosome 1, aSpeBom1.2.pri, whole genome shotgun sequence and carries:
- the LRP10 gene encoding low-density lipoprotein receptor-related protein 10; amino-acid sequence: MALLLALLFGQLLFTEGYSVYDTSPCIAGFFHCDSGCLPLSSRCDGTFHCRDQSDERGCHPLCNLNLKDFYGVFSSPGFPGPPLTLLTGYCRWLIDSGDGRGLSLRFSSLQLSGTDDLVVYEDDLGGSPRPLRALDWQSNGKAVTVESVGGRVIVVYHYTSDNFGISRFDPAVTHRSELRIPGSDYPLSYGPIDRGSDPYLSDRISSASVRSRSYGSTFRSGRYQLFRPRGFNATYRVRGYCLPWDQPCGSSPGILWDDTIEEGGGCFTDAQRCDGVWDCANGRDEMNCTGCAYGHFPCAMSQSCYPLTERCNYQTSCQDGTDERGCRGCQPGGFHCDLERCIYEAWVCDGQADCRDGSDERNCGYTLPRKVIAAAVIGSLICATLLVVALGCTCRLYTTRAREYSIFAPLSRMDAELIQQQAPPSYGQLIAQGAIPPVDDFPTESPSDSSFMGNLRSLLQFLQQAPQSPPGGVTETASRRRPPRPVRRLLRRLRRWGLLPPRPQGPQEDSSQTQTSPPDEATETNEPSSAPLLPIKTPLDPPQSSSPQPEPSVSSQQVLPSEDRRGLMMGVMQVVRERILHPLVGENAVGGMRVEERQEVEHDLETSEEEDEMLLLPLAEGWDGATGDVGLIVC